The DNA segment TGAAGCCGCGCTCTTCCAGCGCCATGATCAGGCGATGAATGCCGGACTTGGACTTGAGATGCAGCGCCTCCTTCATTTCATCGAACGACGGCGGCACGCCGGTCGCTTCGATACGCTCATTGATGTAGAGGAGGAGTTGCTTTTGCTTCGGTGTCAGCATGGGCGGCCCGGTTGTGGCGAAGGACTGTACAAACCAAGAACACCATTAAGCGTTCTCATTAAGTTCCGCAAGGAAAAAGGGCACTTTTGGATCAGCCCTGCACAGGAGGAATCTCTAGCGACAGGAGATTTCCCAATGGCTAATTTATTCCCGGTCCCGCCGCCGTTCGACTTGTCGGACCGGTTTCCCCTTCCGGCCTGCCCGATTTCAGGCCGCATTTCTGCGTTGTTCAAACGCACTCGCCCCCACAGTCATCATATTGTGACGCACAAGAGAATCCAGCTTGCGAAGTCAGTAAGCAGAGAGTATCCGTGACAAGCGCAATTAGGTATATTTTTTATGACGATTACCAACGATCCGATCAACGATTCTGATCTTCAGGCGCCTTCGGTGAAGCTTCGGGCGAACGTGGCGCCGCGCATTAATCTGGCCTTTCAGGTCAATTCAATTCCGGCCATCGGCGAAATCGAGATCGCCAACGGAACAGAGCGCGACTTCTCGGATGTCCTGATTTCCATTTCGTCGGAACCTCCTTTTCTCAAGCCGACGACCTTCCGGCTGGATCGTCTCAACGCGGGAGGCGTCCGCTCGATCAGCCCGGTCGAGGCCGATCTCGACCCCGCTTTCCTCAACCGGCTGACCGAAGCCGCGGACGGCGAAATCCACATCTCGGCGACAGCGGGCGAGGAATCGCTGGCGACCGCGACGATCCCGTGCCGGGCGCTCGCGCCGAACGAATGGACCGGGCTTTCCACGCCGCCGGAACTCGTGGCCGCTTTCGTCCGCCCGAACGACCCGGCCGTCGAGGTGATTTTGCGCAACGCCGCCGAGAAACTTCGTCTGCATGGCAGGAACTCGGCGCTCGACGGCTATTCGGGCAACCGGAAAGGACGTTCGTGGGAGGTCGCCGAGGCGATCTGGGCTGCGCTCGTCGACGCGAAGATCGTTTACGCGTTCCCGCCCGCGAGTTTCGAGCAGGACGGGCAGAAGATCCGCCTGCCCGGCGCGATCCTTGAACGCAAGCTCGGGACATGTCTCGATCTCACGCTGCTTTACGCGGCCTGCCTGGAACAGGCCGGGCTCAATCCGCTCGTAGGCTTTTCGACGGGCCACGCCTATTGCGGTCTCTGGCTCACCCAGGAGGCTTTTTCCTCCTGTGTCGTCGACGAAGCCGAGACCGTTCGCAAACGCCTGCAACTGCAGGAAATGATCCTGATCGAGACAACGCTTCTCACGAACCATCCACCGCTGAAATTCCGGGCCGCGGTCGACAAGGCCGCGAGCTACGCGAACGAGGACGAACCGCGCCGCTTCGAACTGGTCGTCGACATCGCGCAGGCGCGCCAACGCCGAATCCGCCCGCTCGGCGTCGAGCATGACGGTGCGCAGGATGCTCTGCCCGTGACAGCGGAGGCCGGCGGATCGGTTGGGCTCGACGAACCGCCAACCTTCGTGGAGGAAGCCGTCAGGGCCGCCGAGCCGGAACAGCCGCTCGATCGGGTGGAACAATGGAAGCGGAAGCTGCTCGACCTCTCGCTTCGCAACAGGCTCCTGAATTTCAAGAGCGGGAAAAGCGCCGTCGATCTCTCCTGCCCTGACGCGGGCGCGCTGGAAGACCGGCTCGCGAGCGGCAAGGAGATAAAAATCCTCGCCAGAGCCGACGTCATGAGCGGCGACGATCCGCGCGACGCCGAAGTTTACCAGTTGAGGGCTGGCGAAGACGCAGCGAGACAGCACGCGCTCGAAGCGCTCGGGCGGGGCGACGTGCTCACCGCGCTTTCCGACGACGACCTTCAGGACCGGCTGACCGAAATCCATCATGCCGCGCGAAGCTCGCTCGAAGAAAGCGGCGCGAACAGCCTGCATCTTGCCATGGGCTTTCTGTCGTGGTCGCCTGCGGGGAAGGACCAGCGTTGTCGCGCGCCGCTGCTTCTCGTGCCGGTCCGGCTGGAGCGCCGCACCATTCGCTCGGGCTTCCGGCTCGTGCGCCATGACGACGACGCCCGCATCAATCCGACGTTGTTGCAAATGCTTCGGCAGGATTTCGGCCTCGAAATGCCGGAGTTTGAGCGCGATCTGCCGCAGGATGCGTCGGGCCTCGACGTGGCGCAGATCTGGCGCATCGCGCGGCTGCACATCAAGGACATGAAGGGGTTCGAGTTGACCGAGGAGGTCACGCTTTCGAACTTCTCTTTCGCCAAATATTTGATGTGGAAGGATCTTGTCGACCGCGCGGAGCTTCTGAAACGGAACCCCGTGGTTCGCCATCTCATCGATACGCCGAAAGACACCTATGGCGATCCCCGAGACATGCCGGAGGAACGCGCGCTCGACCGCGAGATCCACCCGAAAGACCTGTTCATGCCGCTGCTGGCGGACTCGTCGCAGACAGCCGCTGTCGTCGCCGCGTCGCGCGAGAAGGATTTCGTGCTGTTCGGCCCGCCCGGCACGGGCAAGAGCCAGACGATTGCGAACATGATCGCGCAGCTTCTCGGCGACGGGCGGTCCGTGCTGTTCGTTTCGCAGAAGACGACGGCGCTTGAGGTCGTTCGCAAGCGACTGAACGACATCGGCCTCGGCTCCTTCTGCCTCGAAGTGCATTCGGCCAAGGCGCAAAAAACCGCCGTCCTCGCTCAGCTCAAGACAGCGTGGGAATCGCGCTCCGCCGATGCCGCGCGCGAATGGGATGCTGCGACGGAGGATTTGAAAGCGCTTCGCGACCGGCTCAACGAGGTCGTCGTCGCGCTGCATCGCCGCCATGGCAACGGCCTGTCGGTGCACCGGGCTCTGGGCCGCGTCATAGCGCAACGGGACTTCGCACCGAAGGTCAAGCTCCCGTTCCCCTCCCCCGATCAGCACGACGAAGCGGAGATGCGCGCCTTGCGCGATCTCTGCCGCAGCCTGCGAACCGCCGTGCAGGCGCTTGGCACGACGCCCGCGGCGCACCCGCTGAAGGAGATCGGCCATGCCGACTGGTCCCCGGTGTGGCGTGGCGAACTGGAAACGGCGTGCGCCGCGTTCCGCAAGGCCGTGGCCGATCTGTCAAACGCGGGCGCGGTGCTCGCGAAGCATTTCGGGACGCACGAAACGGGAGACCCGCATCGCCTCTATGCGATGATCGTCTTTGCCGCGCTCGCCTTCAAACCGGAGGCACGCGACGCCGCCACGCTTGCCGGCAAGGATATGCGCGCGCTCAAACCGGCCTTCGAGGCATGGCGCAGGGACCGTGCCGCCTTCGATGCCGCGCAAGCGCGGCTCGCCAATCGTTACCGCGACGCCGTGTTCAGCCTCGACTTCGGGCGTCTGATGCAGGACTGGCGCGATGCAATCGCGGCCTCCTTCCTGACGCGGAGCGGCCGCAAGAAGCGCGTGTGGGAGGCGCTCGCACCGTTCACCGACGGCGCGCCCCCCGAGGATCTCGGCGCCGAGATCGTCGGGCTGATGGAGGTGAAGGAGGGGCGCGCCAAGGCGATGCGCCATGACGCGACGCTCGGAGCGCTTGGCCCCATCTGGCAGGGGCTCGAAACCGACCCGGCGCGCGTCGAAGCAGCCTTCGCATGGCTCGGCCAAATCTCCGAAGCAGCCGCTTCGCTTGCCACCCCGCAGCGTGACAAGGCGGGGTGGCTCGCCCTTCTCGCCGCGCTGATCCTCGATCGGCCGGACTTCATGCGCGAGGGCGGCCGCTTCGCGACGGACGCGGGGAAGACGCTGACCGCGTACAAGACGTTTCAGGCGGCGCGCAAGGAACTTGTCCGCCTCGCGCATCTCTCTGACGACTATTTCGGTCTGCCGCGCTCCGGCCATTGGCTGCGAGACGCCGCGAGCCTCGCCGAAATCTGGGCAGCGAACGCGCCGAAAAGCCAGCGCTGGTGCGACTGGCTTCGCCATGCCGCCGCCGCGCGCGCTCGCGGCCTTGCGCCGCTGACAGACGCGCTGACAGCCGGCGAGATCGAAGCGTCGGATATCGAAACGGCCTTCGAGGTCGCCTATGCACGCTGGTGGGTCGAACAGACCGTGCATCGCGACGCGCTCCTTCGCGGCTTCGTCTCGGACCAGCATGAGGACGCGATCGCGCGCTTCATCGAACTCGACCATAAGGTTTCGCAGCTTGCACGCCATGTGGTCGCCGCGCGCCTGTCGGGAGCGGTGCCCGCCCGCAACGCCTTCGGACAAGACCCCGAATTCGGCGTCCTTTCGCGGGAGATCGAAAAGCGGGCGCGGCACATGCCGCTTCGCAGCCTGTTCTCGAAGCTGCCGAACGCGCTGACGGCACTTACGCCTTGCGTGATGATGAGCCCGCTTTCCGTCGCGCAATTCCTGCCCGCCGACTCGCAGCCCTTCGATGTCGTGATCTTCGACGAGGCGTCGCAGATCCCGGTGTGGGACGCCATCGGTGCCATCGCGCGCGGCAGGCAGGTGGTCGTCGCGGGCGACCCGAAGCAGCTTCCGCCGACTTCCTTCTTCGACCGCGCGGGCAATGCCACGGAGGATGCGAGCGAGGTCGAAGACCTCGAAAGCATTCTCGACGAGTGTCTTGCCGCGAACATTCCGAGCAAGCGGCTGGCCTGGCATTATCGCAGCCGCCACGAAAGCCTGATCGCGTTCTCGAACCAAAACTATTACGACGGCGCTCTCGTCACCTTCCCGTCTCCCGTGACCGAGGATCGCGCCGTCCGTTTCGAGCATGTGCCGGACGGAATCTACGAACGCGGTTCGGGGCGCGTCAACAGAGAGGAAGCACGCGCCGTCGTGGCAGACGTAGTGCGGCGTCTTTCCGATCCGGCCTTTGCCGCCGGCGGAAGTTCGCTCGGCATCGTGACGTTCAATGGCGAGCAGCAACGGCTGATCGAAAACCTGCTCGACAAGGAGCGCCGCGAGAAGCCGGAACTCGAACGCTTTTTCAGCGAAAACGAATGGCACGAACCCGTGTTCGTGAAGAACCTCGAAAACGTGCAGGGCGACGAGCGCGACGTCATCCTGTTTTCCATCGCCTACGGCCCCGATCAGGCGGGCAAGGTTTCGGTGCAGATCAGCACACTCAACAAGGAAGGCGGCACGCGGCGGCTCAACGTGGCGATAACGCGCGCGCGCTCCGAACTCGTGGTGTTCGCGACGCTCCGGCCGGACCAGATCGACCTGTCGCGCACGAAGGCGACAGGCATCCGCGATTTCAAGCACTTTCTCGAATACGCGGAACGCGGACCGCGCGCGCTTGCCGCTGCCTCGGAGGCTCTTGGCGAGACGGAGTCGCCGTTCGAGGACGCCGTGAAGAAGGCGCTCGAAGCGAAGGGCTGGCAGGTGCATCCGCAGGTCGGCGTCTCGGGCTTCCGCATCGACCTCGGCGTCGTGCATCCCGATGCGCCGGGCCGCTATCTCGCGGGCGTGGAGTGCGATGGCGCGACCTACCATCGCTCTGCGACCGCGCGCGACCGCGACCGGCTCCGCGAGGGCGTGCTTCGCAATCTGGGCTGGCGGATCGTGCGCGTCTGGTCGACCGACTGGTGGGTCGACCCCGACAGCGCGTTCACAAATCTGCACGCGCGACTTTCCGAGCACCTCGAAGCGGACCGGCTGGCCGAGGAGGCCAAGTCGCAGGACGCACCTGCCCCCGTCGATGCGGCCCCCGCACCCGTCGAGGCGGTGCTCGCGCTCATCTCCGAAACGTCGGACGAAGGCGCCCCTTCCCTGCCCGCGCAGGCCGCCTCAGCCGATGAACCCGATTTGGTCGGAGCAAAGGAAGACGCGCCGCCGCAATCCGCGCTTTATGCGGCGCGCGCAGAGGGCGACCAATTGGCGTTCCCCATTGCCGACGGGGGCGGATATCGCGCCGCCGACCTTGCCGCAGCCGGTTTCGCGCCTGATCGCGACGGCTTCTACGAAACGTGGTATCGGCCGACACTTCGGAAAATGGTCGCTCACGTCATAGAGGCCGAAGGCCCCGTTTTCGACGATGTCCTCGTTCGCCGCATCGCGCGCGCCCACGGCTTCGACCGCGCCGCCGGTCGCATCCGCGAAACGGTGCTCGATGTGGTCGAGCGGCGCTTTCCCCGCTCCACGGAAGAGGGGCGCAAGATCTATTGGCCCGAAAATGCCGACAAGACGCAGCTGCCGCGTTTCCGCGCCGGCAGCACCGAGCTGCGCGATCACACGGACATTCCGCTGGCAGAACTTGCAGCCCTCGCGGACCGGTTTCTGGCGGACGGCGCGAAGCCCGAGGAAGCGGCCTTCATGATGGCAAGACACCTTGGAATCGGGCGTCTGCGCGAAGCCGCGCGCGAGCGTTTTCTGGCTGCGGCCCAACACGCCGCGCGCTTCCAGGGCGAACTTTCGGATTGAGGCAAGCGCGGCCTTTCATGGAAGCGGCGCGGCTTATTTCACGCTGGCGCCGCGCCTCCCGCGTGGCATAAGGGGAGCAAATCGCGCGATAGCGCATCCGAAAACTCTCGCAGCATCCCCGGTGGTCATGATCCGTCTCGAAAACATCAGCAAGCAGCATGGCAATCATCTGCTTTTCATCGAGGCGTCCGCCTCTCTCCTGAAAGGCGAGAAGGCTGGCCTTGTGGGCCCCAACGGTGCGGGCAAGTCATCGCTTTTTCGCATGATCACCGGGCAGGACGAGCCCGACGAAGGTCAGGTGGCGATCGATCGCGGCACCACCATCGGCTATTTCAATCAGGATGTCGGCGAAATGTCGGGCCATAGCGCCGTGACCGAGGTGATGAACGGAGCAGGCCCCGTCAGCGCGGTTGCGGAGGAGCTGAAGGAGCTTGAGGCCGCGATGGCCGACCCCGACCGCGCCGACGAGATGGACGCGATCATCGAGCGTTACGGCGAAGTCCTGCACACTTTCGAGGAACTCGACGGCTACGCTCTCGAAGCGCGCGCGAGAGAAGTGCTCGCCGGGCTCTCCTTCACCCAGGAGATGATGGACGGCGATGTCGGCAAGCTCTCCGGCGGGTGGAAAATGCGCGTCGCTCTCGCGCGCATTCTCCTGATGCGGCCCGACGCGATGCTTCTCGACGAGCCGAGCAACCATCTCGACCTCGAAAGTCTGATCTGGCTCGAACAGTTCCTCAAGAACTATGACGGCGCGCTCCTGATGACTTCGCACGACCGCGAGTTCATGAACCGCATCGTCAACAAGATCGTCGAAATCGACGGCGGCTCGCTTACCAGCTACTCCGGCGATTACGAATTCTACGCGCAGCAGCGCGAACTGGCCGAGAAGCAGCAGCAGGCGCAATTCGAACGCCAGCAGGCGATGCTCGCCAAGGAAATCAAGTTCATCGAGCGGTTCAAGGCGCGCGCCAGCCACGCCTCGCAGGTGCAGAGCCGCGTCAAGAAGCTCGAAAAGATCGACCGGGTGGAGCCGCCGCGGCGACAGCAGAGCGTGCAGTTCGATTTCCCGCCCGCGCCGCGCTCCGGCAACGATGTCGTGGCGCTCAAGGACATCCACAAGCGCTACGGCAGCAAGGTCATCTACGAGGGGTTCGATTTCGCGATCCGGCGCAAGGAACGCTGGTGCGTGATGGGCGTCAACGGCGCCGGCAAGTCGACGCTGCTCAAGCTCGTGGCAGGCGCGAGCGAGCCCGACAAGGGCACCGTGACCATCGGGGCGAGCGTGAAGATGGGTTACTTCGCTCAGCATGCGATGGAAACGCTCGATGGCGACGCGACCATCTTCCAGTCGCTCGAACATGCCTTCCCGCAGGCCGGACAAGGTACGCTGCGCACGCTCGCCGGCTGTTTCGGCTTTTCCGGCGACGACGTCGAAAAGAAATGCCGCGTGTTGTCGGGCGGCGAGAAGGCGCGGCTCGCAATGGCGATCATGCTGTTCGATCCGCCGAATTTCCTGGTGCTCGACGAACCGACAAACCATCTCGACATGGCGACGAAGGAGATGCTCATCAAGGCGCTCGCGCAATATGAGGGCACGATGCTTTTCGTCTCGCACGACCGGCATTTTCTCGCTGGCCTGTCCAATCGCGTGCTCGAACTGACGCCGGAAGGCGTGCACAGCTATGGTGGCGGCTACACCGAATATGTCGCGCGCACGGGCCATGAGGCGCCGGGCTTGCGCAGCTGACGCTGCCCTTTATGCGCGCCCCGGCAGCGCCGCCGGGCGCCCCCGGTTTCACGTTTGCTCGACACAATCGCGAGCTGTTTCAAGGCGATGCCGACCCGTTCCGGTGGGCATCGCCTTCTCGCAAGAAAGCGCGACGGGGCACAAACCGGCTGAAGCGCCGCCGGTGTTACGCCCGCGACGCCGCGAAAGCCTGTTCCAGATCCCAGATGAGGTCGTCCACGTCCTCGGTGCCGACGGACAGGCGGATCTGGTTCGGTTTCACGCCGGCGAGCAGTTGCTCTTCCTCGGTCAACTGCCCGTGCGTGACTGTTCCCGGGTGAACGATCAGCGATTTCGAGTCGCCCACATTGGCGAGGAACGAGAAGATCTTTACCGCCTCGATCAGTTTCTTCGCGCGCTCGAAGCCGCCCTTCACGCCGAATGTCAGAATGGATCCCGGCCCTTTCGGCAGGTATTTCCGCGCAAGCTCGTAGTGCGAGCTGCTCCTGAGGCCCGGATAATTCACCCACTCCACTTCCTCGTTGGCCTCCAGCCATTCCGCGATGGCCTGCGCGTTGCCGATCTGGCGCTCCAGCCGGAAGGACAGCGTTTCAAGCCCTTGCAGGAACAGGAACGCGTTGAACGGGCTGAGGCTCGCACCGAGGTCGCGCAGATAATGCAACCGCGCCTTGATGATGTAGGCGATGTTGCCGACGCCCGGATAATTGCCCCATTTGTCCCAATGGACGAAGCCGCTATAGGCCGGGTCCGGCGTCGTGAAGTCGGGAAACTTGCCGTTCGCCCAGTTGAAATTGCCGCCGTCCACGATGAGGCCGCCGATGCTGGTGCCGTGGCCGCCGATGAATTTCGTCGCCGAATGCACCGAGATATTCGCGCCGTGATCGAACGGGCGGAACAGATATGGCGTCGCGAAGGTATTGTCGACGATGAGCGGGATGCCATGCCGCTCGGCGATACGCGCCACGGCCTCGAAGTCGATGATGTTGATGTCGGGATTGCCGATGGTCTCGACGAAGAGCGCGCGGGTCCGCTCATTGATGGCGCGCTCGAAATTGCCGGTATCGGCGGGATCGACGAGGATCGTCTTGACGCCGTGCTTCGGCAGCGTGTTCTGAAACAGGTTGAACGAACCGCCGTAAAGCGTCTTCGCGGCGACGATCTCGTGGCCCGCATGGGTGATGTTGAGGATGGAATAGGCCGTCGCAGCCGAGCCGGAGGCGACCGAAAGCGCGCCCGTGCCTCCCTCCAGCGCCGCGATACGGTTTTCGAGCACTTCGTTCGTCGGATTGGTGATGCGCGTGTAGTCGAAGCCGAATTCCTCGACCGAACTGATGGCTTTCGCCGCCGCGAAGTCCTTGAAAACAAAGGACGTCGTCTGATAGATAGGCACCGCCCGCGCGCCGGTTGCCGGATCGGGCGTCTGGCCCGCGTGAAGCTGTTGCGTGGCAAAGCCGAATTGGCGCTCGCTCATACGTCCTCTCAGGAGAAATAGGTTTCGGGGTCGATGCGGTAGGGATCGAGGCTCGCGTCAGCGTCGATGCGAAGCGCGCTGTTGAAGACGTTGTTCACGATCATCAGCGCGCCGAACACGGTGAGGTCCACGATTTCGGCATTTGAAAAATGCGCCGCGACGCGGGCATAAAGCGCGTCGCCGATGCGGTTCGGATCTTTCGCAAGCTGCCAGCCGAAATCCCAGATCGCCTGATCGCGGGGCGCGAGGTTCAGGTTCTCCGGGTCTTCGCCCCAGCCGATGATCGCGCGTCGCATGAAGGTGGTGCAAAGCTCGCAGGCATTCGCGCGCGAGATGGCAAAGCAGAACAGCACCGCCTCGCGCTCGCCGAGGAACGGTTTCACGCGGTCGAACAGCTTGTACCATTCGAGCACGGCGTCGAGCGCGACGGGCGAATGCAGGAGCACCGCCTTCATGTTGGTGAGTGCATGGGTCTTGACGAGAACGTCGTGACGCCGCTGGATCTCGGGCGGCGCGGTTTCGAGGTCGACGGGTGGGATGCGGGACATGGCCTTTTCCTATGACTTTTTGGGTCGACAGACCTTCTCCACCGCATCGACGACGATGTCGGCGATCCGGGACAGGTCCGTGTCGGTGATGGTGAGAGGAGGCGCGAGGCAGATCGTGTCGTTCACGATGCGTGTGTAAAGGCCGCGAGCCAGGAGTTCGGCGCGCAGCCGCGATGCGAGATTGAATTCGGGTGCGAAGCGCGCCCGCGTGCGCCGGTCCGCGACCAGTTCCACGCCCGCGAGAAGGCCGAGGCCGCGCACTTCGCCAACATGCGGATGCCAGCCGAGAGCCTCGCGCAGACGGCCGAGCAGAGCCCCCCCTTGCCCGGCCGCCCGCTCGACGAGGCGCTCCTCGCCGATGATGCGCAAGGTCTCAAGCGCGACCGCGCAGGCCACAGGATGCGCGGAAGCCGTGAAGCCGTGCCACCACCGCTGGTCAGGTTCCGCGGTGTCGAGCGCATCCTTGATGCGCGCGCTGATGCCGATGCCGCCGAGCGGCACATATCCGCTGGTTATGCCCTTGGCGAATTGCACGACGTCGGGAGCGATGCCCCAGTGTTCGAGGGCGAACCATTTGCCCGTGCGGCCGAAGCCGGTGATCACCTCATCGGCGATGAACAGCACGTCGTGGCGGGAACAGATTTCGCGGATGCGCTCGAAATAGCCGTCCGGCGGCACGATGACGCCGCCCCCGCCGCCCTGTACCGGCTCCGCGATGAAGGCTGCAACCGTTTCCGGCCCTTCGCGAAGGATCGCAGCTTCGAGCAGATCCGCTGCCGCGTCGCCGTCGCCGTCGAAGCGATAGGGATAGGGCGAAGGGATATGGACAAAGCCCCGTTCTCGTGGGCCGAAACCCGCCGTGAATTCCTCCACGCCGGTGGCGCTCGCCGCGCCAATCGTCGAGCCGTGGTAGGACCACTCGCGCGCGATGATCTTCGTTTTCGCGGGCTTGCCCTCCTTCCGCCAGAACCAGCGCACGGTGCGGATGGCGGTGTCCGTCGCCTCGCTGCCGCTCGTCGTGAAGAAGAACGCCTCGATGCCGGTGGGCGCGATCTTCCTGAGCTGCTCGGCGAGCCGGATGGCCGGTTCGTGCGTGGCACCTGAATAGGCCGTAGCAAAGGCGAGCGTGGAAAGCTGGCGCGAAGCCGCTTCCACGAGTTCCCAGCGCCCATGACCAAGATGGACGTTCCACATGCCGGAGAGGCCGTCGAGATAGGCCCGCCCCTCGGTGTCGTAAAGTGTCGATCCTTCCCCTCTGCTCCAGATGATGGGGCTTTGCTGTTCGGACGGATGATGCTGGGGATGCAGAAGGTGGAGGCGGTCAGCCCCCACCCACGCGGCCGCTGTCGCGGGCCTTTTTCTTGCGCTCTCGGACATGCAGCGGCTATTCGGCGGCCGCCGCCGGAGCCGCAGCGTCGGCTAGATCCTTCTGGATGACCTCCAGCACGGCGGGCGAGCGCCACCTGAGAACGATGAACTGAAGCGCACCGATCAGCAGAAGTCCGAGGAAGACATAGGGCAGGATGTTGAGCGGGTAGTCCGGCACCGGATAAAGCACGCCGAGGACCGGCAATGTCAGGAGCAGGATCGACAGCACCGAAACCAACACATGATGGAAGCGGAGTTCACCGCGCGACCACAGGAACACCGGCGCTGCGATGGCGACGAGAATGTAAGTGGTGAGGAAGCCCAGCGTCGCGATCGTACCGAGATACGCAAACACGTCGAGCAGCCCGATACCCGCAGCGATCAGCGGCAGGGCAAGCAGCGCGGCGATGGCCGCCGAGATCGCCACGGCCACATGCGGCGTCGCGTGCGTTTCATGGGCGTCTCCCGCGCGGTTGAAGATGATGCCGTGACGCGAGAGCGAGTAGATGATGCGCGCGCCCGCGTTGATGCTGCCAAGCGCCGACGCAAAGAAGCTTGCCGCCACGCCCGCCGCGATCAGGAGGCCGAGCGGTTCGAGCCCAACGGTCGTTGCAAGAACGGACAGCGGCGCGTCGACCTTGTCGAGCCCGGTTGCGGCGCCCTGGAACGAGGCCACGAGCACGTAGCCCGTGAAGACGAAGAAGAGGCCGACGGAGAGGACCGTAACGATCACCGCGCGCGGAATGACGCGCAGCGGGTTCTTTGCCTCATGGCCGAGCACAGTTGCGCCCTCGAAGCCCACGAAGCTGAAAAAGGCGAGCACAAGGCCGAGCCGCACCTGGTCCGCCGTCACGCCATCGAGGCGAAGCTGAGCGGTATCGACGGGATTCGGCGCGCGGACGAGCCAGAGGATCGAGATCGCGAGGATGGCTATGACCGTGACGGCTTCGAGCGTGAGCGTGAGACGCGTGGACAGCTTGATGCTTCGCCATGCCACGTAGAAAGCAATCGCGACCAGAACGGCGGCGATTGCAACCGATGCGATGCGATCTGCGAAGGGGCCGAAAACGGAGTGCAGCACCACAAGGGCGTAATTCACCCCGCCCGCAACGACCGCGCCCGCAGTAAAGAGATAGGCGATGACGAGAGCCCAACCGGTGATGCTGCCCCAGAAGGCGCCAAGGCCCTGCCCCGCAAAGGTGTAGAGAGCGCCGGGCGATGCCGAGCGGCGGGAAAACGCAGTGATGTTGAACGACAGAAGCAGCAACGCGAGCGTTGCGAAAAGATAGCCGAGCCAGAGCGCGTTGCCAGCGGTCGCGAAGACGCCGAGAAACACGAAGGCCGGTGTGCCGGATGGCGCAATGATGCCGATGGCCTGAGCGACGACATCGAGAAAGGACAGGTGATCGCGCTTGAGCGACCCGCGAGGCGCGTGGGAGTCCGTAGACATGGTTCCATGCTCCGTTGACGGCAGAGAAAATTGTGCGGGGAATGGCCCCTTCCACGAGGCCCGGCGGCAGCGCTTACGCTACCGCCCCACTACACGGGTCTGCTGCTCCGGCAACGGCGGGCAGAAAGAGGGCGAAGCCGGCAAAGCCGCTCACTTCCCTCCATGGCAATGCGTAAGACATGCGCAAGGCTCCGCCCGA comes from the Rhodomicrobium lacus genome and includes:
- a CDS encoding DUF3320 domain-containing protein codes for the protein MTITNDPINDSDLQAPSVKLRANVAPRINLAFQVNSIPAIGEIEIANGTERDFSDVLISISSEPPFLKPTTFRLDRLNAGGVRSISPVEADLDPAFLNRLTEAADGEIHISATAGEESLATATIPCRALAPNEWTGLSTPPELVAAFVRPNDPAVEVILRNAAEKLRLHGRNSALDGYSGNRKGRSWEVAEAIWAALVDAKIVYAFPPASFEQDGQKIRLPGAILERKLGTCLDLTLLYAACLEQAGLNPLVGFSTGHAYCGLWLTQEAFSSCVVDEAETVRKRLQLQEMILIETTLLTNHPPLKFRAAVDKAASYANEDEPRRFELVVDIAQARQRRIRPLGVEHDGAQDALPVTAEAGGSVGLDEPPTFVEEAVRAAEPEQPLDRVEQWKRKLLDLSLRNRLLNFKSGKSAVDLSCPDAGALEDRLASGKEIKILARADVMSGDDPRDAEVYQLRAGEDAARQHALEALGRGDVLTALSDDDLQDRLTEIHHAARSSLEESGANSLHLAMGFLSWSPAGKDQRCRAPLLLVPVRLERRTIRSGFRLVRHDDDARINPTLLQMLRQDFGLEMPEFERDLPQDASGLDVAQIWRIARLHIKDMKGFELTEEVTLSNFSFAKYLMWKDLVDRAELLKRNPVVRHLIDTPKDTYGDPRDMPEERALDREIHPKDLFMPLLADSSQTAAVVAASREKDFVLFGPPGTGKSQTIANMIAQLLGDGRSVLFVSQKTTALEVVRKRLNDIGLGSFCLEVHSAKAQKTAVLAQLKTAWESRSADAAREWDAATEDLKALRDRLNEVVVALHRRHGNGLSVHRALGRVIAQRDFAPKVKLPFPSPDQHDEAEMRALRDLCRSLRTAVQALGTTPAAHPLKEIGHADWSPVWRGELETACAAFRKAVADLSNAGAVLAKHFGTHETGDPHRLYAMIVFAALAFKPEARDAATLAGKDMRALKPAFEAWRRDRAAFDAAQARLANRYRDAVFSLDFGRLMQDWRDAIAASFLTRSGRKKRVWEALAPFTDGAPPEDLGAEIVGLMEVKEGRAKAMRHDATLGALGPIWQGLETDPARVEAAFAWLGQISEAAASLATPQRDKAGWLALLAALILDRPDFMREGGRFATDAGKTLTAYKTFQAARKELVRLAHLSDDYFGLPRSGHWLRDAASLAEIWAANAPKSQRWCDWLRHAAAARARGLAPLTDALTAGEIEASDIETAFEVAYARWWVEQTVHRDALLRGFVSDQHEDAIARFIELDHKVSQLARHVVAARLSGAVPARNAFGQDPEFGVLSREIEKRARHMPLRSLFSKLPNALTALTPCVMMSPLSVAQFLPADSQPFDVVIFDEASQIPVWDAIGAIARGRQVVVAGDPKQLPPTSFFDRAGNATEDASEVEDLESILDECLAANIPSKRLAWHYRSRHESLIAFSNQNYYDGALVTFPSPVTEDRAVRFEHVPDGIYERGSGRVNREEARAVVADVVRRLSDPAFAAGGSSLGIVTFNGEQQRLIENLLDKERREKPELERFFSENEWHEPVFVKNLENVQGDERDVILFSIAYGPDQAGKVSVQISTLNKEGGTRRLNVAITRARSELVVFATLRPDQIDLSRTKATGIRDFKHFLEYAERGPRALAAASEALGETESPFEDAVKKALEAKGWQVHPQVGVSGFRIDLGVVHPDAPGRYLAGVECDGATYHRSATARDRDRLREGVLRNLGWRIVRVWSTDWWVDPDSAFTNLHARLSEHLEADRLAEEAKSQDAPAPVDAAPAPVEAVLALISETSDEGAPSLPAQAASADEPDLVGAKEDAPPQSALYAARAEGDQLAFPIADGGGYRAADLAAAGFAPDRDGFYETWYRPTLRKMVAHVIEAEGPVFDDVLVRRIARAHGFDRAAGRIRETVLDVVERRFPRSTEEGRKIYWPENADKTQLPRFRAGSTELRDHTDIPLAELAALADRFLADGAKPEEAAFMMARHLGIGRLREAARERFLAAAQHAARFQGELSD
- a CDS encoding ABC-F family ATP-binding cassette domain-containing protein produces the protein MIRLENISKQHGNHLLFIEASASLLKGEKAGLVGPNGAGKSSLFRMITGQDEPDEGQVAIDRGTTIGYFNQDVGEMSGHSAVTEVMNGAGPVSAVAEELKELEAAMADPDRADEMDAIIERYGEVLHTFEELDGYALEARAREVLAGLSFTQEMMDGDVGKLSGGWKMRVALARILLMRPDAMLLDEPSNHLDLESLIWLEQFLKNYDGALLMTSHDREFMNRIVNKIVEIDGGSLTSYSGDYEFYAQQRELAEKQQQAQFERQQAMLAKEIKFIERFKARASHASQVQSRVKKLEKIDRVEPPRRQQSVQFDFPPAPRSGNDVVALKDIHKRYGSKVIYEGFDFAIRRKERWCVMGVNGAGKSTLLKLVAGASEPDKGTVTIGASVKMGYFAQHAMETLDGDATIFQSLEHAFPQAGQGTLRTLAGCFGFSGDDVEKKCRVLSGGEKARLAMAIMLFDPPNFLVLDEPTNHLDMATKEMLIKALAQYEGTMLFVSHDRHFLAGLSNRVLELTPEGVHSYGGGYTEYVARTGHEAPGLRS